The Silene latifolia isolate original U9 population chromosome Y, ASM4854445v1, whole genome shotgun sequence sequence TGTGTGGAAGGTAAGGGTGGAGCTGCCTGATGCTTATCCATACAAATAGCCGTCAATTGGGTTTGTGAACAAGATATATCAGTTGTTTATCTCTCATTCACAAAGTCACAGTCCGCACCAAGTCTTTTAAAAACCTtatgtttctttctttctttcaaacaCTCTCTCAATTTAATCACAATAATCTCAGTTGTTTATCTCTCATTTTATGTTcgtttaaaggagtgtatctagaaatataaaggagtgtatctagtaaTATAAATGAGTGTAGCTAGCAaagtaaatgagtgtatctagtaaAATAAAGACCTGTATCTAGCAATGTAAAGGTGTGTATCTAGTAatataaatgagtgtatctagcaaagtAAATGAGTGTATCTTAAAAGAGTATCTATCTTTCCCTAATCCAACCCCTAATCCTTAATGGATTGTATCTAATAAGCTACGTGTATGTATCTAGTAAATAAAAGAAGTGTATCTAACAAGCTAAATGTATGTATCTATtaatttaaagaagtgtatcttaAAGGAGTATCTATCTTTCCCTAATCCGACCCCTAATCCTTATAATTATTAGTTTAAGCGCATAGCTTCTTTTGTACTAGCTGATTTCATTTTTACGGGTTATCATTCACACGAGCAAATCAAGATGAAGACGGCCGTATAAAGCTTCTACTAAAGTAACTAGTAAGTTATCCGAGTGGTACTGTTTGAAAATCACATTTGCTCAAACATGTCGGGTAAGGTATTGGTGAACTGGTCGCAAGCCATCAGTTCCATTCATATTTGTTTTCTTTGAAAAATTATGTGAAGAACAGGCTTCATTTTTTTAGGCTTCCCACCAACACATTTTGTTAggcttcatttttctttgaaaaattATGTGAAGAACAGGCAAGAGGCTGTCATATCAGGTCTGATGAAGCTCTCTGGGGGCTGTCCTTCAGTGGCGGACCAACTAAATGTGGATGCATTTCTGGAGCAAGCTTGTTCTTATGATAAAGCTTCGTCTAGCCTAACAGGGTGGTATATAAGGTAAGTTTCAAGGTGGGATGCAAGTTATTAACTTTTTGTCTGAAGGACTCCACTTGAATTTAGCAACCATAAAACCTTTTTGTCAGGAATGCTCAAACAAGACAACTTTCACACCCTTTTCCAGTTTTGAGAGCTCGTGAGATTGATGAATGGCAATTTCACTCCCAAAGTTCTTTTCCCTGGTTTGATAAGAACCTGCAATTAAATCGACTTACAATGCGAAAGAACTACTCGGATACACATGTTACTCCCTCCGGATACACATATGGCTACCCTAGATACACAACTCTGATTTGCGTATCTGACAATATTCATGTGTGTACCGGTAGCCATATTTAGTGTATCTAGATTATAGTGTTATGCTAATATATGTATCTGACATCTAATTTGTGTATCCACCTCCCATACTCACACCACCACCCACGCACCACAGACCACACCACCAAGAAACACCACCGTCAAACACCACGCCAGTGTGCCCTACTGCCACAACTATGAACATTTTGGGATTGGAATTTTCCGACATGATCTCCATACAAATTATTATGTTGAAATTCCTCTTCATTTTTGAAGATAAAACAATTTTCCGACATGATCACCTCACCACTGCCGCCAATCACTCCACTGGTCGCCCCGCCGTCAACTACTCAAACAACGCCTCTGACTTTCACAGACAACCACCATTCATAACTTGATCCCCAGAAAACGTCGATGTCCCTTTAACCCAAAACCTAGACCTAACATTACACGACTCCCATACTCGCCTTGCCGACAACAACTCACCACCGCAACATTCCGACACCTCCTTTTTCTCGATTTTAGTCTCTCCTCAACTTCAGCCTACAACACCTCCAGCGACGATAGAGAAAAAAAGTTGAAGTGGGTCGTAATGGCACCATCGATGATGATGATCGGTGCTCGGCGGCGGTGATTCTTAGTCGTTCAGATGAGTGAGAAAGCGAAAGAGGAGTGAGGATATGGAGAGAAAAGGAGAACGGTGGAAATCCGGCATAGAATCCTGATGACGGCGATGACAAGATCGGCGTTGCTGGTTGCCGGAGTTTCTGTGCCGACGTCAGATTGTTGGAGATGAAAGTGAAGTCACGGGTGAGAGTATTGTTGTGCAAGTGTGCAGTGGTGTTTTGTTGACTTAATCTTGCCCATTGGTTTATTTAATCTAACGTCGTTTACTTGGTTCGTAAGTTCGCACTGAACTttaagttcgcacgagatcctatttctatatatatatatatatatatatatatatatatatatatatatagtaataagatcatctaagtccatgtcttacacttgagtccataagtcttcaTCCAAGCCATTGGATGGGCAAAATAAATGGTTTCAGATAAAAAGCTAAAAAGATGATTAATTAGCTAATTTATGGTCTCTCTCTCTACCCACACTAATTAACCACCCATCCTAATTAACCACTCATTCTCTGATTTCTCATTTCTCACAACCACAACCTCTCTCTATTCCACTTCTCTCTCATTCTTCTAATTCCTCTCATTTCATAAACCACAAAAAAAACCTAATAAATCACCTCCCCACTCCCGTCCGCCGCACAACACCTCGTCCGCCACACCTCCTTGTCCACAACCTGCCACCACCGGCCTCCACACCGACGTCATGCCTTTCCACACCTCCTCACCACTACAACACCACGATCCACCGGCCACCTCACCTCTTTTCCGACCACCACTACACGAGATCTGCCACCCACAACTACAACCATCACCTCCTCCACACGTCACAACCAAACacctcaccaccaccacccaacACCTCACAACCCGAAAACCCGGTGACCTGACGACCACCTTCTCTCAGATCTGCTGCCTTACACCACCACCGTCACTCCCGTCACACACTGCTGTCCCTCCTCTCCTCTTTCCTCTGCCATTTCGTGCCTCCTCACCCCCGCGCCTGCATATCTTAtccgttctcttttttttttttctccagaTCCGGTGTTTATGGTGTAGTGATGGTGGTAGTGTGTGGAGGATGTTGGTTGTTTGGTGTGTTGGTGAGAGTGTGGGGCGCGTTGGCGGTACTGGTTTTCTGTTTTGTTATTGAAGGATTTTGAGATGGTGGTTGTGTCGGTTTGTGTGACATTTTCATCCGacattctcttcttttttttcacCATATTTTcagatggttttttttttttttgattcaaATTCTCGTTTTCTATGgtgttcttatttttttttttttcaattatccTAGTCATACTAttattttgtttctttttttgttttgtttttgtcggTGGTATCGCTAATAACCCACCCGTGTCAGATCtacttttcatcattttttttttttagttttggcTCGTTTTTTTTGTCGGTAATGTTGGTGTTGTGGTTGGATGTCGGTGGTGGTACGGGTGTTGTGGGTGAACTCCTTTTTTCAGATctcgtttaattttttttttttgtattttttttgttattaaatctactaaatataaaatattttctttatattttttttcttagttcttatttttattttgtgagatatttttattttagttttagatctaataaatagatctaagattatttgttgattttaatcttagatatatttaaaatatagtcttatttttaaggtattacacttttttttattaaaattacacttttttttttgatagaataacacttttttcggctaaaataacacttttttctgctagaataacacttttttcgactaaaattacactttttctgctaaaattacattttttgttgttgttagaattacacctttttctgttaaaatcacactttctccattaaaattacatttttttctgttaaaattacactttcttttgctagaataacgcttttttttggctaaaattacactttttgttgttagaattacacttttttctgttaaaattatattttttttttgctagtataacacttttttcggctaaaattacactttttgttgttagaattacattttttgttgttagaattacagttttttctgttagaattacacttgcctctattggactaatgttacactctcaatggacttggttatattttcattggactaatgttacattctcaatggactaaaattacattctcagtggactggaattacacttttctggactaaaattacacttttttggactaaaattacattctccttgactaaaaataacaatctcattggactgaaattacacttacctggactaaaataacactttttgtcattaaaataacactcgtaaaatgctaaattacaataacttgtgataaaattacaaaaattcaaaatattattcgttaaaatcactcggaaaagattgaagttaaacttgtaaaacgctaaattctcgaaaatattccttaaaattacactttttgctgttagaattacactcgtaaaatcctaaaatgtcgaaaacttgtctcgaaaaaaaaaacaaaaaaagcgaAACAgccgaaaacttgtctcgaaaaaaaaaacgaaaaacaccgaaacaggaaaaatgttaacaaaattttcataaactttgaagtataagacaaaatatggtgttaattgtgtatgataatgaattagtgaatgtattattaaaactagagagagaagtgaattaattagtgttaagtgtgctttttgctttcaatctcaaccttccaccatgcatgatccaaggattgtgggagggacttatggactcaaaaaaaaaagggacttagaagaacttgacactatatatatatatatatatatatatatatatatatatatatatatatatatatatatatatatatatatatataaaagattaTATCAAATTAAGAAAtagatttatactaattaaattagggtttgtaaTTGTAAGATTTACTCCGAGCACGGCTGTTTTATTCTTCTGCCTTCGGATGTATTTTGTTTTTCTGTTGCCTAATAATTTGGTGGAGACACCACTACACCATATGTTGCTCAATTGTCAGAACATGGAGGATGGAGGACCGTGCAATTGTTTTCTGCTTGTAAGAATGCACTATATAATATAGCTTGAAACATCATAGAAGACTGAGGAGGTCGTCATCGTTGGATTAAGATCATCGTGGGACACCAATATACCATATGTTTTCTGACGAGAAATATACCGGATTAAGATCATTGTTGGAAGGCGGATTTGTGCCGGTCTGAGGAGGTCGTCAAGACCGACCAATGGCGCATGGGAGGCGGCGGTGAGGGTGGTGGTTGGTGGCTGACGGGTGGTGGTTGGATGGTGGTAGTTAGAATGAGAAAAGAGTAAATGAAGAAGAGAGAGACTGAAAAAAGGGTAAAAAATGAAATCATTAAAAATAAAAACGGAATTATAGTCATTTACGTCAATGAAAGAGTAAAACCCGTACGTGAATGAGCACCACTCTAATGAAATAACATAGACCTATCTATACAACCTAATATAACCAGAAGACTAGAAATATGGGTGCATTATCCCACGACTAAACAACCATCCCATACTCTAATTAACCACCCACTAACTTAGCTCAACACTAAAAACTAGGAGTCTTAATTTCCACTACCTATTCCTAATTAATAGGAACTAACATCTAAAGTTTAGGAAACTAACAAACTAACAATTTTGGATCATAATAATCCAACATATATACTTACAGTGTAGTCCTTTATCCATTCGGCTATCTGATCTGGTTGCACTTTTGTTTTTAGATATTTCTTCCCAACATTGGTCTGGACAATGATGAGTGGTACTTGCTCTTCAGTGACTCCAAAGTACTGCCCAGGCATAATGAAAGATACCCACAACATTAAGAGCACTTAAAACTGCAACAGAATGAAAAAATAATTCTACACAAATTGACATATGCCCTTATTGTCCATAAGAACATATACCTGGAGTGCACCCTTGCTGGCGTCGAGGTCTCCCAACAAAAAACTAATACCATTAGATTTGTATTCTGCTGCAACTTGCTCATACTTTGACTTAAACGAGTCAAAATCAGTAGTGAAGTTCAAGAACAACAAGGCCTGTCAAAGATATAGTAGTCCTTAGTGAGCCATCTCTTGGAGTAAAGAAAAAAAGATTCTAGCAAAAAATGTACATTTTTCAGAATGAAAAAAGGGGAAGACGTTTTTAAATCATGGATAAAAACCAGGCAGCAAAGTCGGAAAAGGCCACACAACATAGCACAAGTTAAAATATCGTAAAACTGAGCCCATAGTTAAAAAGGTTGGCGAATCAAAAGGAGGTGAAAAGCTATTAAGGAACGTAATATAGTCACCCGTATCCATGTCAAGCTATTTCAAAACACCTGAATCGTGATTTTTGAGCGCCATGTTTGGTTATTAGCTTTCTTAAATACTACTCACAAGGCAACTTGTGTCATAGAATTAGACGGATGCAAAATGTGATGCAGTGAAAAGTATTCGGATCTGTGAACTGTTTACGAAATTGTCAATAGACATACTACCTTTCTTAGTGACAGGACTGGAAATATCACTGCCTGATGTTTTGCTGTCATAATTTTGGTCAATCACACACATCTCCATGTCTGAACAATTTTGTTGAACACTAGGATCCTGAATTTCTGAGTCTGAGTCATGTTGCCTACTCTATTTTTCATACTTTTTGTTTTTGCAAAGTGTACCTCAAAAACTGCATCGCAGGAGACAGACTGTAATGGTATTTGTCACCTTTGAGTATTGCCGACTCTGAATTTTAACTCGTACTAGACATACTATGCTTCACTTTAATAAGTTGCTTTAGAAATAATTCATATTATCAATGTTCAGTTGTACTTGGAAGTTGGAACAAGCAACATATCACCACGATTGCAGTACTTATTAAGTAATGACTGAGGAAGAAGATGCCAAAGTACTGATTTcagttttaactttttttttgtttttggtatATTTGGATATGGTATATATTGTTGTACTTATCCTAATCTTATTCTACCATAAAGAACTTGTTTGTTTCATTATTGCAAGGTTTGGATTTTAATGTTGATATCTTGCCCAATGGATTCTACTCATCCCTTAAATTTAGAAGCATTCGTGACAAATACTGTTTGCAATATTTAAAACTGGCTTCTTTCACATTAATTCTTGGGGTTGGATAGGTGCAAGAAGAATGTCAGTCTGGCCCCTAGGTTCAAGCAATGCTACTGAATTCGAATGCTATTAAGCGTACACCAGTGTTACTATAGTACTCCGTATGTATTAACTATTCAGAGTCGATGGATTTAGTTTTTGTTGACAACTGGTGAATGAGATAACACAAATAACAAACAATGATACAAATTGAGGGTCCCGTGAATTTCACAGGTCAAAAAATTAGTAACaccaaaagaaagaaaagagcttCAATAAGCCACATACAGATTATATTTCATAAAACATCTCTATATTAGAGATAAAATAATAATTCATATTAAGGTATAGCTCATGAAGTCACCCGGAAAAATAGCAAACTTCATACCTTAGCACTGGGAGAGTTGAAGAACTTGACAACATAGGGATGGTTTGCGGGATCTTTGCTAAAAATAGTTACAGTAGGGGTGCTAGATTTTTCAATAAATTCTTCAATTGCATCCACATGAAAATCCTACACATCAGACATTTCGCTTCATCAGTTGCCGTGGACATTGGTTTTTAACAGAATCGGTTAGAATAGCATTTAGAGAGAAAGTAATGAAGGATATGGCTTACGGAGAAATCAACAACTAGCTCATCGAATGGCTTGAACAACCTAATTGTGGGCTTTGTCACTGATGATTCACCCTTGGGAAGAAGCTTTGCATCTAAAGTATGACCAAATTCATATTCAGAGCGCAACTTCTCAGCTAATGCCGAAAAATTTGTGTACTCTTCTCCGGAAAAGTCGGAGAAAATTCCAACCTGAGGCCAAAAGAAACCATAAAACCCCCGAAACAAGAATAAAGAGAAGATAACAAGTCTACGGGAAACCAAAAATGGAAGCAGGGGAAAAAACCGCTGGAATCCCGTAACGGGCATATAATAACACATACACTGAATTTAATGATAGTAATGAACGAAGTGCATAAATTACTTTAAAGCCGTTGCAGTTGATATCCCTGAATGGTCTAATAATTATTTGTATACTTCATTTAATGACAGTAATAAACGAGGTGCATAAACTATATAAGGCCGTACTAAATTGTTAGGAAAAGACTCACAATAACAACTTTGTTGTCCCCAATAAAGGTGGTGGCATCCTCAGAAGATTTAATCTCGAAAGAGGCAGGGCCACTCTGCTTCTTCAAATACTCGACAATTCCATCGGCTTCACGAGGACCTTTGTACTCTTGAACTGATTTGCCGCCGTTTCTTAGAATTACAATGGTGGGGAAACCCTTGACATCATACTGAGAAGCAAGTTCCTTGTTTGAATCTTCATTGGCATCCACCTTAGCCAGAACTATAGCAGGATCATGGCTGCTCAATGCTGCTGCGGCTTTCTCAAACTACATTTTACAAAGCAATACTAAATCGACAAAAGCACCAATTTTAATATTCTCACATGGGACGATCTCTCAACATTAATGTGAGGCCTCTCACATTACTGCATTAGTTAATTtatccgtctcaatcatttgttttgtATCTAAtgaaaagttaaacaaatgattgggacggagagtGTATTATTTTATTTCAACTTTCTCTTTTTTCCCCTCTTAGTATGCTTCTAGCATATTAATTGATATATGTTTCACACTAATTTAGCATGAGACAGTCTAAGATGAAACTACCTTGAGCTGAAGGAATAATAGGTTGTAACTTACAAGTTACAACGATAGTAAAATCAGACGAAAGGAAAAGAAAACTACCTCAGGTTCAAGTTTCTTACAATGTCCACAcctaaaatgagaaagaaaaaaaaaagattagagACATTTACACTAGCAATTAGCCTAAAGTTAACCTAAATCAGCTCAACCTGTAGGCAGAAGCGTAACCAAAATATATAATTAGGGTGCGAAAATTCCCTTGTCAAAAAATTAGTTAACTTAAATCAGTTAGGAAACCAGTAGCGGCACCAGAATGTATAGTTAGGGTGCAAAAATTGTCTAAATCAGCTAGGCCACCGTAGCAGAACCAGAACATTTAGTTACGGTGCAAAAATTCCAGGTCAACAAACTTATTAACCTAAATCAGCTAGACAACCAGTATCGGAACCAGCATATATAGCTAAGGTGCAAAAATTCCAGGTCAACGAACTAGTTAAAACCTAAATCAGTCATCCAACCAGTAGCGGAACCAGAATATACAGCTACAGTTCAAAAATTCCCGGACAACGAACTAGTTAACCAAAATCAGCTAGTCAACGCGTAGCGGAACCAGTATATAgaattaaacaaatgattaagacggAGTGATCAACTAAAAAAATCGAAATTCTCGATATCTGAAATACATGCAAAAGGCGGGGGTTTCCAATACAATTAATACATGGAGATCtaacattaaaaaaatgaaaataaatgatTAAGACGGAGGGAGTACCAAGGAGCGTAGAACTCGACGACCATGAAATCATGGTTGGGGACGGTAGATGAGAAATTGGAATGATCAAGTGTTAATACAAATTGTTGAGTAGCAACTTCTTCATCAGCTGATACATAACTACTCAAAAAAGTGAGTAATAATACTAGACTTACAATTTTAGTACccattttgtttgatttgatgAAGATTTTCTTCACTTTTTTGAGGGTTTTTGATTGGGTTTTTGGGAGTGTGGCCGAGATGTGTTATGTATTTATGTATGAATTGTGACATTTGTTTGGATTTGTGTACCACTACTTCTCATGTCCCCAAGTTTAGTCAGTATTCACGTGGTTTTTCCCTTCAGCTGTGGATATACGTGTTTTTGCTGATTTGTCTTCTCTTTATTGGCTCTTTTTTCGTGTTTTTGTTTTCCTATGGAGGGTGAGCTATTGGTATAGGTCGCGTCATATTGTTAATCGTGTTAAATATGAAAAACAATTTGATTGGGATAGTTTTGTCTTATTGGGTTACCGTTTTGTGTGTTGGACTTAATTATagcttatttcagttcagtttattttttcacaaattaactcttatttcATTTCGGTTCAATTCAACttcattaagttaagttcagttcaactcttTTTAGCCGAAAAGAACCGAGTCTTGATGTTCGGAGGATGTCATGGCGTGTCTAGGTCATTGTGGTCGAAGGCCGACCGATTGGCATGTCATTGGATCGCCAATTCGCCAGTCGGCCTTGTCGTTTGAGACGCCAACTACTTTGATCCAAGAGTATGAAAAATGTGATAATTATAGAGTAGGCCCAAATCAAATGAAAGAGGCCCATTTATGTAAACATGGTCAATTCATAATGGGTCAATCGGAATACAATGGGCCGTGCCATTGTAGTCTAGGTCTCAATGGGTTGTGACAATTGGGTCACGCCTACTAGACTTGTAAATGGGCCGCTAACCGCGCTACCGGACCAACCCGTGTCTTGCCCTTAATTTTTACAAAAGTGGTAACCAAACCTTCCTCGCTGAGTTCTGACCCACCATGCCATGGAGGTCCACGACCCAACTGCCACCCTTAGCTTAGAGGTAGGCGGGGGGCATAGCCAAAAACAAAATTTTAAGCTAGTAAAACTTCTTCTTATAGTTTAGTACTAGTTTTTTGCTCGTGCGTTGCActgatattaaaataatgtgtgttaaattttacaataaaatggaatatagaaaTATAGTatatcgttcatgtctaagattttatgtatgccgcatgaccaacaaataattcccgttaatataatattgacataagaataaaagagtgtttgattaataaaatactttttttaggaaaataaaaccaataggaagtttatatatatgatacttggactgatagtttttagaatttgttcattaatactgtttgtttttcaattggttaagaaaaacaataatatctactttgcataatcaactcaatgatgcaacaaatctctttctttcgaataacaaccataatttaatcattgttggatcaaattgtaattatgtaaaaacatttaaaggtacttagaatgttatatctcgcggtcaaactatagaagtacgtttgaatgtgaaccaaatttcaACGCAATAGTACAAAATCTTTTACGcatacccctatttttcttccctattcacacacatgatctaaaacaatctcatcccttgaaagatcgatccttgtctacgaaacttatctcaaatttatccaaccaagttaAAAACTAAACCCCGATTCTAGAAAAATCTACCATCCAATGGAtgctaacccttgctctcgacaatgttgtttttttaggaaaataaaaccgatatgaagtttatatatatgatacttgggactgaaAGTTTTTAGATATTGTTCGTTAATACctatttgtttttcaattggtcaaggaaaacagtAATATCTACGTTGCATAATCAAcccaatgatgcaacaaatctctttctttagaataacaaccataatttaatcatttttgggtcaaatggtagttacgtaaaaacatttacaggtagttaaatgttatatctcccggtcaaactatagacgtacctttgaatgtgaaccaaattccaacgcaatactacatggttgGGGCTGTTTATGAcaccccctataacaatagtcttgcccccatCTCTTTTAAAAGAAAATCCTTCACGCAAACCGCTAttcttcttccctattcacacacatgatctaaaacaatctcatttcttgaaagatcgatcctggtctttgaaacttctctcaaatttatccaaccaagtgaaaaactaaacccctatttctagaaaaatccacaatccaatggaaatTAGCCCTttctctcgacaatgttgttagaattaagattttactttaatttggattgatggggtcaagattaaatttatcagtatgatcttttgagctttcttgttattattcatgttacctatatgttttaatgcaagcgatattttgctgataaataaccttatttattattactatcctcgttaaactcatcaccctccacaaatgcaccctccctccacccccACTAATTTACcggcaaaataaaacatcagccatTGTGATTAGTTCTTGCTAtttgaaacaacctccaatccactaccactatcactacctttctgccatgttttacatctaaaaagtcatatatcacattcacctccatgaaataccaatctttactccagatgatatggatcctcgtctcccATATCTTAGACAATTTATTtttccttcaacaaagaaaaggttaagaaacaatcttccctcttatctctctccctttcccttcctacTCCTTTTCTCatcccctcccctacctccattccacatactcaaacaaagtgtttgg is a genomic window containing:
- the LOC141627055 gene encoding protein disulfide-isomerase-like, translated to MGTKIVSLVLLLTFLSSYVSADEEVATQQFVLTLDHSNFSSTVPNHDFMVVEFYAPWCGHCKKLEPEFEKAAAALSSHDPAIVLAKVDANEDSNKELASQYDVKGFPTIVILRNGGKSVQEYKGPREADGIVEYLKKQSGPASFEIKSSEDATTFIGDNKVVIVGIFSDFSGEEYTNFSALAEKLRSEYEFGHTLDAKLLPKGESSVTKPTIRLFKPFDELVVDFSDFHVDAIEEFIEKSSTPTVTIFSKDPANHPYVVKFFNSPSAKALLFLNFTTDFDSFKSKYEQVAAEYKSNGISFLLGDLDASKGALQYFGVTEEQVPLIIVQTNVGKKYLKTKVQPDQIAEWIKDYTEGKVSAHVKSEPIPESNSEPVKVVVADTLNELVLNSGKNVLLEFYAPWCGHCQKLAPILDEVALSFKDDPDVVIAKLDATANDITDEAFDVKGYPTLYFRTASGKLEQFEGDRTKEGIIEYIQKNRDPAIQETVQSSSIKEEL